The genomic DNA CATTGTAACAAACAACAACATTAGATTTCACTCAACTCTTTTGCAACTTTCCTATTTATGTAATGTTGAATATTATAGTGATGTGTATTTATGTCTTATTTCCCTTTTAGGATGAAAATTGCATGAAGGCAGGATCAGTATTTTACTGAAACTTTAAATCTTCCTTGGAATCTATTACAGTATTCTGTTCACAgtaggcattaaataaatgtttgctgagtgAATTGTTTCAACATTAGCTCATTGTATGTGTATCCACATGGTGATGTTGCCATGTAACCTATTGGTCtacattttgcttttaaaaaacctaccaaggggaggctaggtggtgcagtggatagaccattgaccctggagtcaggagtacctgagttcaaatttggcctcagacacttaatagtttcttagctgtgtagtcttgggcacaccacttaaccccatttgtctttcaaaaacctaaaaaataaaaaagcctacCTATTCCtaagaaaatcttttcttttatctgatttgACACAGGAAAGAATCAGTAATCTGATCAAAGATTGTCTATATTGTCTTGGAATATTTGGCGTTTGCCACATTAAGTCAATTCCTTAGtggtttaaatgaaaaaattaacctTGCTCTATTAATGGGAAGATTAATTCAGCATTCACAAAATGCAATCTTGTATGAGTCTAGTAGTCTCAGCGTCTGACCTAGCGGGACCTTATTTTCATTGCTCTACTTACACACTTGCTtgtgtatgtaaagtgctttttttttgcctcttctgGTGAAGGTTTATATGTGGGGTAATTATCTCCGTGTCACGGACCCCTTCAGGGGTCTGGTGAAACTTATGAAGTTCttctgaaaattatatttttaaatgcacaaaatagaATAGAATGTATAGGAAACCAACTATTTTGAAATCtatttatcaaaattttaaaagaacaagttTAAGTTCACAGACTTCATCAATGCCTCTGATTTTGGTTGGTtttaaaaggtacaaaaaaaggaaaagtattttatttgtaggggaagaggagagggacaGTGTTGAAGAGTAGGATCTGTTATGTATTTTTTAGAAGATTCAGCCTCTCCGAGCCGTGGCCCTGCAATTGGCGACATGGCTAAACTACAAAGAAGGTCGGGAGTGTTGGTAAATATGGAACACGTTATGGTGCAACCCTCagaaaaatggtgaaaaaaattgaaattagccAGCATGCCAAGTATACCTGCTCCTTGTGTGGCAAGACCAAAATGAAGAGATGGGCCGTGGGTATCTGGCATTGTGGATCCTGTATGAAAACAGTAGCTGGTGGTGCGTGGACATACAATACCACCTCTGCAGTCACAGTCAAATCTGCCATCAGAAGACTGAAGGAATTGAAAGACCAGTAAAATCTTTTTATCTATTATCTGCAGCCCATAGTCCAACAATAAATGgattaatttgtggaataaaaaaaaaagaagattcagaaaataGGAAATCTTATTTTGTGTACCCAGGACCAAACTGAATTTCTATACCTTCTTTTGTGAGTTAAAAATCTCTTAAGGGATTGAAGAGTGTACTTCACAAGAACTAGATGCAcatgaaaatttctttaaaaatgtaaagatttGTCCGGTAGAAAAGAGATTAGGCCTCTCTGgtttggccccagagggcagatTTTGGCAACAATTTACAACCATCCCCGAGCAGAGAGGGACACCTTACAGAAAACTCAAAGaggaaaatgaacattttctttcagaataaTGACCTTATAAACATCAGCTCTGtaattatctctcttttttccttttttttaaggtttttttgcaaggcaaatgggattaagtggtttgcccaaggccacacagctaggtaattattaagtgtctgagaccggatttgaacccaggtactcctgactccagggctggtgctttatccactgtgccacctagccgctcctgtaattatctcaaagaagaaaaaactctAAGTTAAAATGTGCAAGGAACCCTACAGAAACCCAAGGACTTACTTGAAATATAAAGCCAGGTCAGTTGCTATTATTGCCACTTCAAATAGGTGAATGACAGTGTCAAATTGGCGCTTATTGAGATTCTGGAAGATGTTTAAACTCTGTAAGATGGAAAATCACAAGACAATGAAATCATTCGTGTGTCTTCAGTTCTTTAAACCAAACCAAATAATGACCATAGCTGATATTCCCACAATGCTTCAAGGCTAGGGCTTTCCATACATGATTCCATTTGTCCTCAGAATAGTGCTGGTTGGTAGGACTGAGTGGGTTTTGTTACTCATCTAATAGTGTTAGTATGTCCATTTTATGAGAACTTGAGTAAATTGCTACAGACCAAATAGAAGACAGATGCTCTGGTATCTTATTGTTCTATGTTGTTGTTGTGAAGTCAGTTCATTtatgtctaacttttcatgacctcatttgggcttttcttggcagagatactggagtggtttaccatttctttcaacaattcattttatatatgaggaaagtgagatgagcaaggtcaagtgacttgtccagctagtaattgtctgagcccaaatttgaactcagtcctccagtctctatgcttggagcatcacctagctgcccaaaagtTATTCTATagcttcttttcatttatttatttaaggcaatgggtttaagtaattttcccaaggtcacatagctaggcaatcattaagtgtatGGGTTCAGATTTGTActcaatcctcctgactccagggctggtgtcctatccactgtgccacctagctgcccctatatcttCCTAATAATAGCTTGTTCGTTGCAtggcaagggcagctaggtggcacagtgaatagaaaatagtgaaaaggacttcaaattcagtctcagaaacttattagatgtataaccctgaacaagtcatttaaacctatttgctccaatttcctcatctgtaaaatgaagaaaatggcaagccacgcCAGTATCcttgacaagaaaaccctaaagagggtcacaaagatttggacatgactgaaatgactcaggtTCACAAAAATTGATTGTTAAAATAGTCGTTAcagtttagagaagaaaaatttcaatACCTCTTTGCTTTGGCATTTACCCTAAGGAATGAATCtacacacacataacacacacacacacacacacacacacacacacacacatcacacaccacacacatcacacaccacacacacaacacaca from Macrotis lagotis isolate mMagLag1 chromosome 4, bilby.v1.9.chrom.fasta, whole genome shotgun sequence includes the following:
- the LOC141520454 gene encoding large ribosomal subunit protein eL43-like encodes the protein TTKKVGSVGKYGTRYGATLRKMVKKIEISQHAKYTCSLCGKTKMKRWAVGIWHCGSCMKTVAGGAWTYNTTSAVTVKSAIRRLKELKDQ